The genomic region GCCGACGTAACATCTTGTGCCAATTGCACTTTGCAGTTGACGGCCGGCGCCGAAACCTCGATAAGCACAGGACATCGCTTGACGTAAGTTCGCGAGTTTTCTTGCCCGTTGGCAGTCGATCGGCATGAGCGACATCCTTTTCCATTACGAGAAGGTCAACCCCACCAGTTGGGCGTACTTGTCGTCGCTGCTGATGCTGGCGTTGTTTTTCAAGTTCACGCGGATTTGGAGCCTGCGGAATCTCGATCTGCTGCTCTTGATCGCCCTGGCGCCCGGGCTGCTGTTGACGCAGTACGGGTTGGAGAACGTCGAGGCGACGCGGATCCTCAAGCTGGGGTTCATGTGGCTCCACGCGGTGGGCGTGCTGTTGATGATCCGCCTGCTGGTGGATCCGGCGTTCGTGCGGCGGCCGCTGTTGGAGCCGAACCTGAACTCCGCAGGACTGGGGTTCCTCGGCGGGGCGCTGCTCTTTTTCCTGATGGCGAACATCGTCACCGGCAAGCCGAAGCTCGGCGACGTCTCGCCCGGGCGCACCGCCGCGGCGATTCGCGAGGGGCAGGAGTCGGACGAGCTTGAGGCGACGTTCGATACGACCGGCCCGGGCTATTGGCTCTTGTACCTGATGCCGCGGATCACGACGCAGAAGGTCATCGCCGGCGGGACGTCGCGCCCCGCGCCGCCGACGGAGTCGGACACGGCGGAAGACTTGCAGCAGAACAAGGTGCTTAAGGCCACGGCCCGGGTGATGGCGATCTTGTCGCAGGTGTCGATCGTCACGGGGCTGCTGGTGATCGGGGCCCGGCATTTCGAGAACGGGGCCGCAGGGCTGGCCGCCGCGGCCATGTACCTGCTGTTGCCGTACACGGCCCTGTGGACCGGCGACGTGCGGCACGTGCTGCCCGCGTCGCTGTTGGTGGGGGCGGTGGCGCTCTACCGGCGGCCGATCGCCGCGGGCGTGTTGCTGGGGCTCGCCAGCGGCATGATCTACTACCCGGTGTTTCTGCTGCCGCTCTGGTGCAGCTTCTATTGGCGCCGCGGCGTCAAGCGGTTCGCCGGCGGCGTGCTGCTGGCGATCGCCGTGTTGGTGATCGTGGCCGCGCTGATCGACGGCAGCTTCGACGTGTTCCGCGACCACTTCATGCAAATGTTCGGCCTGCGCGTCCCCACGATTAATCCGACGATGGGGATCTGGCAGTTCTGGGACGGCTGGTACCGGTTGCCGATCCTGGCGTTGTTCGTCGCGCTGGCGTTCAGCTTCATCGCCTGGCCCGAGCCAAAGAACCTGGGGCACTTGGTCAGCGGTACGGCGGCGCTCATGCTGGGGGTCCAGTTCTGGCACGCACACGACGGCGGGTTGTTCATTGCGTGGTACTTGCCGCTGCTGTTGCTGACGATCTATCGGCCGAGCCTTGAGGACCGCGTTGCGCTGAGTCGCGTGGCCGAGGGGTGGTGGCAGGTGCGGCAGCGTCGCCGCGCAGCGGCGGGGTGAGCGGACCGGAGTGGCTCGTCGGGCGACGCCCCGGCAAACGATTCGACGCGTGCTAGCGGCAAGGTTCTCTTGCGGCGGATCGCTGGCGGCGGCTACATTCCGCGGCGCTTGCTCGCGCGGGCCCCGCGCAAGCAGTCGCCCCGTCAGCCCTCAACCGCCAGCGCCGCCATGAACGGATTCGACGCCGCCCAGGGAATCGTCCTCAACGACTCGGCCCAGCAGGTGGTCAACGACGTGCTGACCTGGATCGGATTCGGCACGCTGATCGGCCTGTTGGCCAAGGGGATCATGCCGGGGCGCGATCCCGGCGGGGCGATCGCCACGGTGCTCATGGGGATCGGCGGCACCGTCATGGGGTGCGGCGTCATGAGCTTCTTCAACAACGGGCAGCGAATCGTCCCGGTGAGCCCCTTGGGGATGATCGTCGGCACGGTCGGCACGCTGATCATCCTGTTTTTCTACAAGCTGCTGGGAGGGTACTACTTCATCGAAGGGGAGTACGTAACCCGCACCCACCGCCGCCGCTCGGGCTACGCCCGCCGCCGCCGCTACGACTCGGCGGTGTATGAGGATTAAGCCTTGTCCCCAGGCTTGAGACTGAGCCGCGGGATGTCAGAGCCGAGTCTGGCGAATTGCCGGCGCCGATTTCGTATCACCTGCGGCTAGCGTCGGTCGTTCGAACTGCAGCGTCGCGTCCGCTTCCCAGCGGCGGCCGACAGGCTTGCGATGGTTCAGGACACGTAAACCGTCGACATGCGCTGCCGGCCGCCAGAGGGGAATGTCAGCAGAAGGAGCCGGCCGACTCACTGAAGTCGAGCCCCCCAAGCGATCGAGGCCGCAGGGCGTCCGGGCGGTTCGCCGCGGCGAGTCCCCGCAAACTCCTGCGGCCTCGTTCCCAGCGGCAGCGCTACGGCGCCGACAGCTCGTACACCAGCTTCGCAGGCGGGACCTTCGAGGCGATCTGGCTGAAGGCCTCGAGCAGTTGCGACTCCATGGTCGCCACGGTGCTGCCGCCGGGGACGTTGATGTACACCCCGCCGGCGGCGTGGGCGATCGCTTGCATCAGGTTGCGGTCGGCGTCTTGCCCCACGGCGAGCGTGTGGATGGTAATCCCGCGCTTGATCGCCTCGGTCGCTTCCCAGAACGCGTACTGTTTGTTCACGTCGCTGGTCGTGTAGTCGGCCGTGCCGTCGCCGTCGAAGTCGGTCCAGTCCTTCCACTTGAAGCTGCCGGGCAGGCTCCAGCCCGAGGGCCGCTGGTTGGTTTGGCCGTCCGTCATGACGAGCATCGTCGGGCGGGCGCCGTAGCGGACATGGCCGGTGTCGCTCGGATCGCTGGCGACGCCGACCAACAGCTCGCGTGCCTTCAGGATGCCGTCGCCCATGGCGGTCCAGCCGTTGTACTCGCCCGCCTGATGGCGGCGTTGCATCGCGTCGATCGTGGCATAGTCGGACGTGATGGGGTCGGCCGAGACGTCGATGTTCACCTCGCCGTCGGCGTGGGTCTTCTGCTGCACCGCCCATTGGCCGTAGGCGACCCAGCCGACCTCGTCGCCGAATTCCAGATCATTGAGGAAGTCGAGAAACAGCGACGTGCCGTTCTTCACCGCGTGGAACGGATAGTGGGGCGTACGCCACAGGTCCTCCGACTGACTGGGATCGAACCGCTGGGCCTGCAGATAGTCCATCAGCGTGCGATAGCCGTAGCGGCGGTTGTACGTGCCGCTCAGCCCCTTCACGTAGTTGA from Pirellulales bacterium harbors:
- a CDS encoding GlsB/YeaQ/YmgE family stress response membrane protein, yielding MNGFDAAQGIVLNDSAQQVVNDVLTWIGFGTLIGLLAKGIMPGRDPGGAIATVLMGIGGTVMGCGVMSFFNNGQRIVPVSPLGMIVGTVGTLIILFFYKLLGGYYFIEGEYVTRTHRRRSGYARRRRYDSAVYED